A stretch of the Esox lucius isolate fEsoLuc1 chromosome 2, fEsoLuc1.pri, whole genome shotgun sequence genome encodes the following:
- the LOC105013992 gene encoding mortality factor 4-like protein 1 → MAPKQDPKPKFQEGERVLCFHGPLLYEAKAVKTNIKEKQIKYFIHYSGWNKNWDEWVPESRVLKYVDSNLQKQKELQKANQNADDDSKMGEHKKHHDVEGKMRGVAPSKKIAAVQQKNVDLKAKKTKLKSPGAGEGTSIGEMPQPPRKKRARVDPTVECEETFINRVEVKVKIPEELKPWLVDDWDLITRQKQLFHLPAKKNVESVLEDYANYKKSRGTSESKEYAVNEVVAGIREYFNVMLGTQLLYKFERPQYAEILADHPDAPMSQVYGAPHLLRLFVRIGAMLAYTPLDEKSLALLLNYLQDFLKYLVKNSATLFSACDYEVAPPEYHRKAV, encoded by the exons GCGgtgaaaacaaatatcaagGAGAAGCAAATTAAGTACTTCATTCATTACAGTGGATGGAACAAAAA ctgGGATGAATGGGTTCCTGAAAGCAGAGTACTCAAATATGTGGACAGCAACTTGCAGAAACAAAAAGAGCTTCAAAAGGCTAATCA AAATGCCGACGATGACTCGAAGATGGGAGAACATAAAAA GCATCATGATGTCGAAGGAAAGATGAGGGGTGTAGCACCAAGCAAGAAGATTGCTGCTGTGCAGCAGAAAAATGTTGATCT gaaAGCGAAAAAGACAAAACTGAAGT CACCCGGGGCTGGTGAAGGCACCAGCATAGGAGAGATGCCACAGCCTCCGCGGAAGAAGCGGGCTCGCGTTGACCCGACTGTGGAGTGT GAGGAGACATTCATCAACCGTGTTGAGGTCAAGGTGAAGATTCCAGAGGAGCTGAAGCCGTGGTTAGTTGATGACTGGGATCTCATCACTAGACAAAAACAG CTTTTTCATCTGCCTGCGAAAAAGAATGTGGAATCTGTCTTGGAGGACTATGCAAACTATAAGAAGTCAAGAGGAACTTCAGAAAGCAA GGAGTATGCGGTGAACGAGGTGGTGGCCGGGATCCGGGAGTACTTCAACGTCATGCTCGGCACTCAGCTGCTGTACAAGTTCGAGAGGCCCCAATACGCAGAGATACTGGCGGATCACCCCGATGCTCCCATGTCCCAGGTCTATGGGGCCCCACACCTTCTACGTCTCtttg TGCGGATCGGGGCCATGCTGGCTTACACTCCCCTGGACGAGAAGAGCCTGGCTCTGCTGCTGAACTACCTGCAGGACTTCCTCAA GTACCTTGTAAAAAATTCCGCCACCCTCTTCAGTGCCTGCGACTATGAGGTGGCCCCGCCAGAGTACCATAGGAAAGCAGTCTGA